tttttgttttgtcatGGATTGTTTTTGTTATATAAGATACAAGATGTATCATCTTATGTGGTGGTACAATAATCTTTTATATTGgttattttatgaatattttaaaagaatttttttcatcGGTTGATCTTACAAATGatgtaaaaaagtattttttgtcatcaatttttttaccaCCAATATAAAAAACCATCATTATGTTACATAAGGTAACATCTCCTCCTACTTCTTATGtgataaacataaataaataacttatttgaccattcattttaatattttgcttGAGAAAAACATccaaaaattaaaggaaaaaaaacaacaaagtcATGACCTACTTGAGAGTAAGCGCAACTACCATGAAACAAATCCACCTTATAGAGAGTGGGGGCACTACctttttagtttgttttaataaatatacaaataGTACTATTTTGCCCCTATATGAtgattttaggtttaattatccATTTAGTTTCTATAGTTTTCAAACTTATTCGTTTTAGTTCCTGTAATTTACCTTTTAATTCTCAATAGGTTTTTATCGTTAAAATTGTTTAGCACCGTTAAATAATGTGTGTCAGGACCTTTTCGTTGTTCTTCTGACACCGCACCAATGACATGTGTGTTTGCTCTTCTCACACCGCACCACAAAACTCTCTCTGCATTTTCAATTAGAAAATCCTGTTATCAGTTTGCTTATCATACCTCGAAAGAATTTGGTCATGAGCAGAAGTGGGTCTTCATTTCTTTACAGGAAAGAACATCAATCGAGTTGTAGCAAAAATTAGTAGCAACTTACTTTCGTGAACTGCTGACAGAAAGAACTAAATACCAATCATGTGGAACAAGAGTACTAATGTGCTTCTTCCTTTGCTTGATGCTTGACAGTTAATGGTTCAAAAAAATCTCTCTTGGGTCTTCTTGTTTCTGACGAGGAGCTGTTATTTCCAAGTGATGGATTTAGAGAGTTgtttaactaaaaatttaataacttcAATTCCCTTTCAATTACAAATATGGTAGAATGCTCTCTACTGTCTGATGGAGTTGGTAGAGGAGCAACAGGAAGAAGAGATCTAGCATCAAACTCacaaataataacatcaatgttGGTTCTAACAACTACAAGATGTGGTTGCAAAGTATGTGCAACTATACAATATACTTGCCCCAAATCAGAGGCAAAATTAAGTTTGACCAAACTCATTATCCGGTAGAGTCAACAAAAAGAATGGGAATTGGCAGGGAGTAATGAGGGTTGGGCTCaaaattcatcttcttctttgttAAAGAGGATTTATTGGCCGAGGTATGATAAGCATATTATACAATATACAGAACCTGATAAAAGGATTGAAGTAAAGTTTTCCACAAATTTTGTTACAGGATTTTCTAATTGAAAATGCAGAGAGAGTTTTGCGGTGCGGTGCGAAAAGAGTAACGAAAACACACCAGTCGTCGGTGCGGTGCGAGAAGAGCAACAAAAAGGTCCTGACAAACATTATTTAACgtgttaaacaattttaacgGTAAGAACCTATTGAGAATTAAAAGGTAAACTACAAAGACTAAAAAAGTCACTTATTAGACTAAAATGGATAAGTTTAAAAACTATACGGACTAAATGGATAATTAAAccatgattttataattataatctcaatcttaatataaattaaaatgcgCAAATCAATACATATTtggattcttttcttttttccattatcactttttaatatttaacattttatttaacttataaTCAAGTTATTTGTGATAGTgatacttaattatttattacaatttCCTTGTCTCTTTCGTGCAAAATGTAAAGGGTTATACTTACTttcacatttctaaaaaaagaaaaaccatttCAAAGCTTTCATGTGAATttacttttttctcttcaagcaactcatttttttatgctTGTTAATCCTATTTTCCCTTGCTGTCCGAGGCTCATATTCGAAGGATATTCATGTATCTAAAAGCTAAGCTTGCtgaactaaaatttgaaaacaaactttGCAAAATGTGCATATATTGTGGTTTGCCTGTTATATTGTGGTTGGTTTTCTCCTCAATCTGAAATGAtagatcttgattcttgaatatcataaaaaaatgggatatgaaaatgagaaaattatctattgtttttgaaatataaaaactcgtaaagaaaaaattgatatatatttttactttaaaaaataacatgcaaCATCTTTAATACTACAAAATTTTATGAGTATTATTACCACAACTCCAAATTTCTGTATTGGTCACTTTAGTATAGATCCCTCTTTAATTTCCTCTCTTGTAATCTATCTATTATTGTCAAAGAAAGGAAACTTAAAGAAACAAAGGTTACAAAGCACTAGCTAGTAGGTTGCATGCAGACACAACTTAGACATGCATCTAGGGTTCCTGCAAAATCATGCTGCAGGAGCAGAGGCAGAAGATCTGGGTTGTGCACAATGAGGGCACATGGTAGGCTTCCAAATCCCTGTTCTATTGACTTGATCAAACATGCAAAATAATGCAGATGCAGGGTGTTGCTCAGGACCCTCCACCGTTATATCTAATTGGCCATTGGATACACGAACCTTTGCCACAACCGAAAGGCCAATACCTAATTCATCATCTATGTTAAAAGCTCTTCCTCTACTATCAGCAAAATAGTGTGCCACAGTGACCACATTAGTCTCTTCATCATGATCCGTGCTATTTTTCTTGCACTCCAAAACAATAAGATCATTCCTCTGGTTTGCATTGCCATCCAAGTAAACCTTGGTGTCCACAACATCGTCCCGTGCATCAACCGTTCTGTTTGTCTTCGTCCACGGGATGGATTGTGTCGAGTTTATCCGAAGAAAACCTGTTTCACTTGTTGTTTCTATGTGCAAGCATAAAGTCCTAAATCCAAGTCCAAGGTCTAGGAGAATGAAGGATACCTTATTGAGATTATCGTGTTTGTCATAATCTCTTACTAAGCAGAGGGAACAAGTTTGGCCATGTACGGTGTATGTGACATACCAATCTTCCCAAAATCCTCCATCATCACCGAACTTCTTCCTCGTCTTTGTGGACAACTCCATGGTGGCAGATCTCCCGAGCTCTATATCACAAGGAATTCGAGAATTATTGAAAGCATCACGAATACTATTTCccatctttttatttatatatagatcATGCAACACAGAATAACTCAAGTGGAATTGAAGAAGGGTACGCAATATGAGGAATATTAATGCATTGTATGTGCATGTGCACTTACTGAGAAAATAATGGGTTTCTCTGGTTAGCAGGGTTAATTGGGATGTTCACATGCCGAAATTATAAATACACATATATTACAGAATAATCTATGCATGCACTCTCAGTGCAAGCTGGGAAGTGTGTTATTCTTCCGCAGATCGATTTGCTCACATAGTATCTAATTCTCTACCATATTTTCAAAACCACTTTTCTTTGTCTAGCTAGTGCCATTGCTTTTAGCTGTTTGATTCTTCATTCTTTCACTTGATAGATTGATTTAAGCATAAACACCCTTCAACTACAAGAAATTAATTACTAGCCTACTCTAAGCACCTGTAACACAAACTATTGGTTttgtggaggaaattataaaaaaacagagGAAAGAAGAGAGACAATGTGTATGCGGAGGAAAcagaattattctattctaattcaaattattctcagcagcgatacaataaatagcaaaagataaactaattagataacaagatattaacaaaataaaatattaaaactaatttgcTCCTTAAAGATAGTAACCACTTATTGACTAGGCTAATCCATCAAAATTGACTTATTCCAAAATTATAGGAAaccaacttatttactaaatcttattttaaaaactgaaaaataaaatattatgcagttacaaaagtatatcttcaacactcctccttgcttTTGGAATTGCAAATTCTAATTCTTTGACTTCAAGTTTGTTGATAGGTAGTGACTTTGTAAACATGTCAGCCAGTTGATCTTTAGACTTGCAGTAAATTAAGTTTACTTCTCTACTTTTTTGcatctttatcaaataatatacCTTGATGTTGAAATCTTTAGTCTTCCCATGACACACGGAATTGTTTGCAATAGCAATGACTACTTGATTGTCAACAAAAACTCCAGTTTTGTTCTTTTGAGCAAATAGAATGTTTGGCATTGTCGTAGTGAGATACATTAGACATCCAATCAAGCTCCCATAATATCCTTCATCAATGTTATCAACACCTTCTTCCTTGCTAaacttctccttttgattcattggtGTGCTAACAGATTTGCATTCCtccatttgaaacttcttcaaattttcttttgcataaTTCATTTTTCTCATGTTTAGCATTCTTTCAAGATGGCAATGACCAAGTCTCTTGTGCCAGAGTTCCATGGGTGTGACTTGAGTGAAATAGGTTGTATGCTCCTCCTCTGCTGAATCAAATGAAAagtttttatctttcattttaacCCTTAGAACTTCCTGGCCAACAATGTCATAGATAAAACAATGTTGATGTTCAAAGGACACTTTAAATCCCTTTTTAATCAACTGACCTACACTTGGCAAGTTTTGATCAATGTTAGGTACATAAAGAACATctgatattaatttgatatctgaacacgttgaaattgcaacagttccttttccttttactgGAATATAGCCACCATTTCCAATTCTGACCTTTGAGACATTAGTTGGCTTCAAATCCTTGAATAGAGTCTTATCATATGTCATGTGGTTCATATAACCACTATCAATCAACCAACTTTCACTTGATTCACTACTCAAGAAGCATGTGGCCACAAGCAGTTGGtcatcttcttcttgattaACAATCTGAGCTCCCTCATCATGGTGATTTTTGTTGGGGCAGATCACCGTTTCATGCCCTATCTGGTTGCACTTGTTACATTTTGCATCTGGTCTCCTCCAACATCTGAAAGGTGCATGACCTTTTTTGCCACAATGATGACAAggtggataatttttctttttatccttacctttgttttggttgtttgcactATTTTCGCTGCTTGTTGGttgattcttcttgaaaaaatcttttttactttcatcaACTTCATGATGTTTGGCGGGCAAAGCACCTTCAACAACACGATTTTGCCTCATCAACCTTCGCTGCTCTTGAGCTTGCAGGGCATGTAGCACTTTTGCCAATGTGATTTTCGACAGATCTTTTATGTTCTCCAATGAAGCTATAGATGCTTCATACCTCTTCGGCACCGTTACCAAAATTTTCTCTACAATTCTCGAATCAGCAAAATCACTTCCCAACAACTTTATCTTGTTGGCAATACCCAACAATTTGTTTGAGTATTCTTTGATTATATCTGACTCTTCCATCCTTTGAAGCTCAAATTCCCTCCTTAAATTCAGCACTTGCATGTTTCGTATTCTATCATCTCCAACGTATTCCTCTTTCAGATAATCCCAAATTGCTTTGGGTGATTTAAGAGTCATGATTCTGATGAATATCATTTGTGAAACACCAGTGAATAAACATGACCTCAcatttgccttcttcatctttctttccttgtgatttttaatttggacCATAGTGGGATTCTCAGGCCGCGGAGATATTTCATAATCCTCTTCCACAGCATCCCACAAATCCAAAGACTCCATGTAGGATTGCATTTTCACTTCCCAAagatcatacttctctccatcaaagattggaagagttatgtggAAAAAACTTGTTTCACCTTCCATGGTACAGGTCCCGTAAAAataaggctctgataccaattgttggttttggggagaaaattataaaaaaatagaggaaagaaGAGAGACAATATGTATGCAgaggaaatagaattattctattctaatttaaattattctcaGCAGtgatataataaataacaaaagataaactaattagataacaaaatattagcaaaacaaaatattaaaactaacttacTCCTTAAAGATAATAATCACTTATTGACTAAGCTAATCCATCAAAACCGACTTATTCCTAAAGTATAGAAAActaacttatttactaaatcttattttaaaaactaaaaaataaaatattatacaattacaaaaatatatatcttcaaCACAAACTATGCATGGTTTGGACTTTGGACTAGTATTTCCTGGAAGAATGCGTCATGCATGGGTGGGCTGAGTTGGCTTATTTGAAACCATCCTTCCCGTTGGAAAAcgttaaatgaaattttttatgtaaaatatgaTATTAGACGCTATAATTTCAGTGAAAAATAGTATTAACTATCGTACTTTAACTTATATTTAAACttcaagaaaatgatgattttcATTTCTCGTTAGAGACTGTATTCACTTTTAaagtgaaaatgaaattaaaaaaaaaatcaattacttTCTGTAAAGTTTATAATCAAAATTGAAGTTTGCACTAAAATTAAGTTTcactgaaaatatattttactctttttagaAATGTAAGTTGACATTATATGAATTATTGGCAGAATGAAAtggaaattaattattgaatctatcatctcatttcatttattacaattattttttgtctagTTTATATAAGAACGGTTCATCCACGTGTcatcctctttttttatttaataataaacctAGGTTCTTAACTTTAAAAGCCcacctaatatttttttttagtcaaaAAAACCCacctaataattaataactatttGTCGCATGCAGATACTCTTActaaagtttatttaaattataattggatAGCAGAATAGTCTTCGCACTCTAAGTGAAAGGGAATTGTTATCCATAGCTTAATTTAATTGCATAGCATCTAACTCTCTATCATATTTTCGAAATCACCTTTCTCTATTTTTGTGTTCGtgtatcattgttttttttcatttcattattgATTAATTCTTCCATATTTAGGCCGCCTTAATTAGCATCGGAAACTATCATATAATAAGCACCCAAATTCGATTATATATTTGTCAACCTATTAGAAatcactttaaataaaaaaaattaaataataattacaaaattaaagttaataatactttcatatatataatttattataatgaagtatgtaaaaaataaaaaaaaaactttatacatTCAACTTAAGTATGCTTTTATATCTCGGATGAGTGTTTGTTAAGTTtctttaacaatataaaaactagatacaaaatcaGCTTCTTAATTAACTGAGTTAAATTTTTGTGGAGagaacattaattatttaatcgtTAAACACAGAaaagaaataatcattaaaaacattgtgaacaaataagaaaattaaaacaattttctcgtatcataaaaataatttacgaTCATAAAAGAAACACATTTACCATTGACAAGGAAAGGTAAACAGtactttgttttaattattagtgAATTACACCAACTTTGTATAgctattcaaaaattaattctcttaactatatatattatggttttatgtttattaatatctttttaaaaaaaattaattatatacatgCAGACATGCTAGATAtaaatgtatatgtatataaagtaaatatttttttaattatacttaattatatctttctttattttccggattttttttaaaggttacCGGATTTCGTTTATTAAAAGTGAAGTATTGGTATCAGAACGCACGGAATATTTATTAATCCACCTTGATCTTCATATATTATTGACTTGTATAATTAACAACACAATAAGATTCTaaaggtgtgtttggtttgcatttttattttctgttttcattttcggaaaactgttttcatttttaaaagattagacttctgaaaatatgtttggtttgactttttgttttctgtttttatgaaataaaaatactgaaaatttatgatgtattgacttcttgtctttttgtatttttagatttgcttaaaattatatttattgtcatcgcaatttcattttacccgAAAT
This region of Glycine max cultivar Williams 82 chromosome 7, Glycine_max_v4.0, whole genome shotgun sequence genomic DNA includes:
- the LOC121175102 gene encoding uncharacterized protein, yielding MELSTKTRKKFGDDGGFWEDWYVTYTVHGQTCSLCLVRDYDKHDNLNKVSFILLDLGLGFRTLCLHIETTSETGFLRINSTQSIPWTKTNRTVDARDDVVDTKVYLDGNANQRNDLIVLECKKNSTDHDEETNVVTVAHYFADSRGRAFNIDDELGIGLSVVAKVRVSNGQLDITVEGPEQHPASALFCMFDQVNRTGIWKPTMCPHCAQPRSSASAPAA